Proteins encoded together in one Eubalaena glacialis isolate mEubGla1 chromosome 7, mEubGla1.1.hap2.+ XY, whole genome shotgun sequence window:
- the LOC133094375 gene encoding annexin A1-like: protein MAMVTEFLKQAWFIDNEEQEYIKAVKGCKGGPGSSVSPCPSFNPCSDVEALHKAITAKGVDEATIIEILTKRNNAQRQQIKAAYLQEKGKPLDEALKKALTGHLEEVALALLKTPARFDADELHAAMKGLGTDEDTLNEILASRANTEIREINRVYREELKRDLAKDIISDTSGDYKTALLSLAKGDRCEELAINDDLVDTDARDLYEAGERRKGTDVNVFTTILTTRSYPHLRRVFQKYSKYSKHDMNKVLDLELKGDIEKCLTVIVKCVTSKSMFFAEKLHQAMKGIGTRHKTLIRIMVSRSEIDMNDIKACYQKLYGISLCQAILDETKGDYEKILVSLCAGD from the coding sequence ATGGCAATGGTAACTGAATTCCTCAAGCAGGCCTGGTTTATTGACAATGAAGAGCAGGAATACATTAAAGCTGTGAAAGGATGCAAAGGTGGTCCTGGGTCATCAGTGAGCCCCTGTCCTAGCTTTAATCCATGCTCAGATGTCGAGGCCTTGCATAAAGCAATCACAGCTAAAGGTGTGGATGAAGCAACCATCATTGAAATTCTAACTAAGAGAAACAATGCCCAGCGTCAGCAGATCAAAGCAGCCTATCTCCAGGAAAAAGGAAAGCCCCTGGATGAAGCTCTGAAGAAAGCCCTCACAGGTCACCTTGAGGAAGTTGCTTTGGCTCTGTTGAAAACTCCAGCCCGGTTTGATGCTGATGAGCTCCATGCTGCCATGAAGGGCCTTGGAACTGATGAAGACACTCTGAATGAAATTTTGGCATCAAGAGCtaacacagaaatcagagaaattaACAGAGTCTAtagagaagaactgaagagagatCTGGCTAAAGACATCATCTCAGACACATCTGGAGATTATAAGACGGCTTTGCTTTCTCTTGCTAAGGGTGACCGATGTGAGGAGCTTGCCATAAATGACGACTTGGTTGATACGGACGCCAGGGACTTATATGaagcaggagaaagaagaaaagggacagATGTTAATGTGTTCACCACCATTCTTACCACCAGAAGCTATCCCCATCTTCGCAGAGTGTTTCAGAAGTACTCCAAGTACAGCAAGCATGACATGAACAAAGTTCTGGACCTGGAGTTGAAAGGTGACATCGAGAAATGCCTCACAGTTATTGTGAAGTGTGTCACAAGCAAATCAATGTTCTTTGCTGAGAAGCTTCATCAGGCCATGAAGGGTATTGGAACTCGTCACAAGACACTGATCAGGATTATGGTTTCCCGTTCTGAAATCGACATGAATGACATCAAAGCATGCTATCAGAAGTTGTATGGCATCTCTCTCTGCCAAGCCATCCTGGATGAAACCAAGGGAGATTATGAAAAAATCCTGGTGTCTCTCTGTGCAGGAGACTAA